In Amycolatopsis sp. EV170708-02-1, the following are encoded in one genomic region:
- the eccD gene encoding type VII secretion integral membrane protein EccD, with protein sequence MTVVAPRTRIDVALPADVAVADLLPMLLEMAKEATPDGGARHGGWALAKLGDAPLDPSRTLASLGVVDGELLQLRKRNENPPPPLYDDVVDAIAESSPDSFRPWTKETARRFGHIAGGLALFFAALALFTSGSFYGGNALAAAIAGGVGAIACVAIGATLAKAYKAEATGVLIAAAGGLPLAFVSGFYIVPGLSLWANLLLASALVIIVAAVCILVIGHGITTFIAAATTATISALTFLAATLIDTPIAGVAAGATAFSLACISILPRATIKLAALPTPHVPGSAEELKEDSGFPDYRAIERRTAVAHEYMTGLLTGCGAATALFAIIASTSPTIFGPILGVIATLVLLLRARAYANGAQAIALLTTGMVSGAGILLGWMWSASPLNRVLFVFGALLLIGAGALVVGVIFPNQRFSPPLRRTVEIFEAVFIATVLPLALGVMDLYTTLRHLNFK encoded by the coding sequence GTGACGGTGGTCGCGCCACGCACCCGGATCGACGTGGCTTTGCCGGCTGACGTCGCGGTGGCGGACCTGCTGCCCATGCTGTTGGAGATGGCGAAGGAGGCGACGCCGGACGGCGGCGCCCGCCACGGCGGCTGGGCACTGGCGAAGCTGGGCGACGCGCCACTCGACCCGAGCCGGACCCTCGCGTCCCTCGGTGTCGTCGACGGCGAGCTGCTTCAGCTGCGCAAGCGCAACGAGAACCCGCCGCCCCCGCTGTACGACGACGTCGTCGACGCGATCGCCGAGTCTTCCCCGGACAGCTTCCGGCCGTGGACCAAGGAGACGGCGCGCCGCTTCGGGCACATCGCGGGCGGCTTGGCGCTGTTCTTCGCGGCCCTCGCGCTCTTCACCAGTGGCTCTTTCTACGGCGGCAACGCACTCGCCGCCGCGATCGCCGGCGGTGTCGGCGCCATCGCGTGTGTCGCGATCGGCGCGACCCTGGCCAAGGCCTACAAGGCCGAGGCGACCGGTGTGCTGATCGCCGCGGCGGGCGGTCTGCCGCTGGCGTTCGTCAGCGGGTTCTACATCGTGCCGGGGCTGTCCCTGTGGGCGAACCTGCTGCTCGCGAGCGCTCTCGTGATCATCGTGGCGGCGGTCTGCATCCTGGTCATCGGGCACGGGATCACCACCTTCATCGCGGCCGCGACGACGGCCACGATCTCGGCGCTGACGTTCCTGGCCGCGACGCTCATCGACACCCCGATCGCCGGTGTCGCCGCCGGCGCCACCGCGTTCTCGCTGGCCTGCATCTCGATCCTGCCCCGCGCGACGATCAAGCTCGCGGCCCTCCCGACGCCGCACGTTCCCGGCAGCGCCGAAGAGCTCAAGGAAGACTCGGGCTTCCCGGACTACCGCGCCATCGAACGCCGCACCGCGGTCGCCCACGAGTACATGACCGGTCTGCTGACCGGTTGCGGCGCGGCCACGGCGCTGTTCGCGATCATCGCCTCGACGTCGCCGACGATCTTCGGCCCGATCCTCGGCGTGATCGCCACGCTGGTCCTGCTCCTCAGGGCGCGGGCGTACGCGAACGGCGCGCAGGCCATCGCCCTGCTGACCACCGGCATGGTGTCCGGCGCGGGCATCCTGCTCGGCTGGATGTGGTCGGCGAGCCCGCTGAACCGCGTTCTGTTCGTGTTCGGCGCGCTGCTGCTGATCGGCGCCGGCGCGCTCGTGGTCGGCGTGATCTTCCCGAACCAGCGCTTCTCGCCGCCGCTGCGGCGGACCGTGGAGATCTTCGAGGCCGTCTTCATCGCGACGGTGCTGCCGCTCGCTCTCGGCGTCATGGATCTCTACACGACGCTGCGCCACCTCAACTTCAAGTGA
- a CDS encoding WXG100 family type VII secretion target has product MIAESENPTDSIPHPMAAARPAAPEPPPSAFSPLNATGSGGEELVEAAAPHLAFVSELSGHLGLIDPVETYLTPLVGRWEDLKNEADLLRKAAKTAGNVSKELSEDLGRLDAGWSGKDADAFVAYIVDIHAAGSDVEDALTTLASSLDELVLSIRRILTDLVEVLVDTAELTSETAMLPVGGVRRARTQLEEAQESAKALFEAARNVLEGFARFCDGVDDPDAGSRSIEITHRYPQDEFKLHDDSEAPGAPVQEKATAEADSDAASDDQSTSPSAAEGRQTGSQEPLIEQGQALIPEVAPVQAAPAHGSGVAGAGSAMMPMGMAPMMGMGGMGGGGQTAHQSKTRPASKPSDVVGEPGQVVPPVIGEDETPPKPAPKPKPAK; this is encoded by the coding sequence ATGATCGCCGAATCGGAGAACCCGACGGATTCCATCCCGCACCCGATGGCGGCCGCCCGCCCGGCCGCACCGGAGCCGCCCCCGAGCGCGTTTAGCCCGCTAAACGCGACGGGCTCGGGCGGAGAGGAGCTGGTCGAGGCCGCGGCACCGCATCTCGCCTTCGTCTCGGAGCTGTCCGGCCATCTGGGGCTGATCGATCCGGTCGAGACCTACCTGACCCCGTTGGTGGGGCGCTGGGAGGACTTGAAGAACGAGGCGGATCTCCTCCGGAAAGCGGCGAAGACCGCGGGCAACGTTTCGAAGGAGCTGTCCGAGGACCTCGGGCGCCTCGACGCGGGGTGGTCCGGCAAGGACGCCGACGCGTTCGTCGCGTACATCGTGGACATCCACGCCGCGGGCTCTGACGTCGAAGACGCCCTCACGACGCTGGCGAGTTCGCTCGACGAACTGGTGCTGTCGATCCGTCGCATCCTGACCGACCTCGTCGAGGTTCTCGTCGACACGGCGGAACTGACCTCCGAGACCGCGATGCTGCCGGTCGGCGGTGTCCGGCGGGCGCGAACCCAGCTGGAGGAGGCGCAGGAGTCGGCGAAGGCGCTCTTCGAAGCCGCTCGCAACGTCCTCGAGGGCTTCGCGCGGTTCTGTGACGGCGTCGACGATCCTGACGCCGGCTCGCGGAGTATCGAGATCACTCACCGGTACCCGCAGGACGAATTCAAGCTTCACGACGATTCCGAGGCGCCGGGTGCACCGGTCCAGGAGAAGGCCACCGCCGAGGCCGATTCCGATGCCGCGTCCGACGACCAATCGACGTCGCCGTCCGCGGCCGAAGGCAGGCAGACCGGATCGCAGGAACCGCTGATCGAGCAAGGGCAGGCGCTGATCCCGGAGGTCGCGCCCGTCCAGGCCGCTCCGGCTCATGGATCGGGTGTCGCCGGGGCCGGCTCGGCGATGATGCCGATGGGGATGGCGCCCATGATGGGGATGGGCGGTATGGGCGGTGGTGGCCAGACGGCTCACCAGTCCAAGACGCGGCCCGCCTCGAAGCCGTCCGATGTGGTCGGTGAGCCCGGCCAGGTCGTCCCGCCCGTGATCGGCGAGGACGAGACCCCGCCGAAGCCCGCTCCGAAGCCCAAGCCAGCCAAGTAG
- the eccB gene encoding type VII secretion protein EccB, with product MPSTPTTKSQVQAYQFVLRRMQSALVRRDAVMLHDPMRTHTRATIVGVVLAALGVLVFVIWGLLSPKPSVPDAGNIVIGEQSGTVYVVAGNPKKLIPTFNLASARLLIIAQSKQGAQQAGSKPSGPAQASEVKNPTVVSDEQLKNIPRGQLMGIPNGPQLMPTDTQRVSPDWGVCDEVMYDPTVPQPDLSKTETTVYAGVKQLGNRELGQNEALLAKGANGREYLIYRQTPDPNARNANAVKAEIKPDASAVRSALKLSDQPRGISQGLLDAIPEVPELKLPEVPGKGESPNYEIEGMKVGDVFSTEQAEGRKDFYLITKEGIQAISPAVADIVQTGKNDGSTSVMSVPLGKIRNLTRVSQVVELDAYPQTVPTVLNATQGSRVSCLSWSITGEGAGRDGHTAVFVDDKLPKGRNADGSAPGVKIGTPGPVGAPINSFYMEPGFAAVVQSATGKETFDKGPIQLISDRGIRYGVPDAVTADSIGLNKRVPAPEAIVRILPTGASLNTQDVLRTFDTVPIDDRAGSVATQSQQAPAGN from the coding sequence ATGCCATCAACACCGACTACTAAGTCTCAAGTTCAGGCTTATCAGTTCGTTCTGCGACGGATGCAATCCGCGCTGGTCCGTCGCGACGCCGTCATGCTCCACGACCCGATGCGCACACACACGCGGGCCACCATCGTGGGTGTCGTGCTGGCCGCGCTGGGCGTCCTGGTCTTCGTCATCTGGGGCCTGCTGAGCCCGAAGCCCTCCGTGCCGGACGCGGGCAACATCGTCATCGGCGAACAGTCCGGAACGGTGTACGTCGTCGCCGGGAACCCGAAGAAACTGATCCCGACCTTCAACCTCGCCTCCGCGCGGCTGCTGATCATCGCGCAGTCGAAACAAGGGGCGCAGCAGGCGGGGAGCAAGCCTTCCGGGCCCGCGCAGGCCTCCGAAGTGAAGAACCCCACAGTCGTTTCGGATGAACAGCTGAAGAACATTCCCCGCGGCCAGCTCATGGGCATTCCGAACGGCCCGCAGCTGATGCCGACGGACACCCAGCGCGTCTCCCCGGATTGGGGCGTCTGCGACGAGGTCATGTACGACCCGACGGTGCCCCAGCCGGATCTCTCGAAGACGGAGACGACCGTCTACGCGGGCGTGAAGCAGCTCGGCAACCGTGAACTCGGCCAGAACGAGGCGTTGCTGGCCAAGGGCGCCAACGGCCGCGAGTACCTGATCTACCGGCAGACGCCGGATCCCAACGCCCGGAACGCGAACGCCGTCAAGGCCGAGATCAAGCCCGACGCGAGCGCCGTCCGTTCCGCGCTGAAGCTGTCCGATCAGCCGCGCGGTATCTCCCAGGGCCTGCTGGACGCGATCCCCGAGGTGCCGGAGCTGAAGCTCCCGGAGGTCCCGGGCAAGGGCGAGAGCCCCAACTACGAGATCGAGGGCATGAAGGTCGGCGACGTCTTCTCGACGGAGCAGGCCGAAGGGCGGAAGGACTTCTACCTCATCACGAAGGAAGGAATCCAGGCCATTTCCCCCGCGGTCGCCGACATCGTGCAGACCGGGAAGAACGACGGCAGCACTTCGGTCATGTCCGTGCCGCTGGGCAAGATCCGCAACCTCACGCGTGTCTCCCAGGTCGTCGAGCTCGACGCCTACCCGCAGACCGTGCCGACGGTGCTCAACGCGACCCAGGGTTCCCGGGTCTCCTGCTTGAGCTGGTCCATCACGGGCGAGGGCGCCGGCCGGGACGGGCACACGGCGGTGTTCGTCGACGACAAGCTGCCGAAGGGCAGGAACGCCGACGGATCCGCGCCCGGCGTCAAGATCGGTACCCCCGGTCCGGTCGGCGCGCCGATCAACAGCTTCTACATGGAGCCCGGTTTCGCGGCCGTCGTCCAGTCGGCGACCGGCAAGGAGACCTTCGACAAGGGGCCGATCCAGCTGATCTCCGATCGCGGGATCCGTTACGGCGTCCCCGACGCCGTGACGGCGGATTCGATCGGGCTGAACAAGCGCGTTCCGGCGCCCGAGGCCATCGTCAGGATCCTGCCCACCGGTGCTTCGCTGAACACGCAGGACGTGCTCCGGACCTTCGACACGGTGCCGATCGACGACAGGGCCGGTTCGGTCGCCACGCAGTCGCAGCAGGCTCCGGCGGGTAACTGA
- the eccE gene encoding type VII secretion protein EccE, with protein sequence MANLVVLELGLAIGLVLLAIDMKLKYVAIGVLGFAIIIAFLRWGGRWFTQWAGLTMRYMFRSHDRVANPLPPSSIESLAAEEDAVTGPDDARVNLLRLAVPDLVVAHGVDHERQQVGIAWNDGTWTAVLLVEPAPALITQAGGAPSLPLSALAPCLEDRGVVLDSIQMIWHCYPGSAALPSDSPALSSYMEVLGPLPAAARRTTWVAIRLDPRRCPAAIRERGGGVVGAHRALIGALSRVRNALESQGVPTRPLDPDELLRSSISAAELTAVAGSQGKVGLQERWTGVTAAGIGHASYAITSWPKGKISGSLNALTSVRALSATVAMSISPSADEGKIGLRGIVRLSARNPRELDAADQRLQGVSDRLGVTLTPLRGLQISGFSATLPIGGTA encoded by the coding sequence GTGGCGAACCTGGTCGTGCTCGAACTCGGGCTCGCCATCGGCCTCGTCCTGCTCGCGATCGACATGAAGCTGAAGTACGTCGCGATCGGCGTGCTCGGATTCGCGATCATCATCGCGTTCCTGCGCTGGGGTGGCCGCTGGTTCACCCAATGGGCTGGACTCACGATGCGGTACATGTTCCGTTCACACGATCGTGTGGCGAATCCGCTTCCGCCGAGCAGCATCGAGTCGCTCGCCGCCGAAGAGGACGCCGTCACCGGCCCGGACGACGCCCGCGTGAACCTGCTTCGCCTCGCCGTTCCCGATCTCGTCGTCGCGCACGGCGTTGATCACGAACGCCAGCAGGTCGGCATCGCATGGAACGACGGGACGTGGACCGCCGTCCTGCTCGTCGAGCCCGCGCCCGCGCTGATCACCCAGGCAGGTGGAGCGCCGAGCCTGCCGCTGTCCGCGCTCGCGCCGTGCCTCGAAGACCGCGGTGTGGTCCTCGACTCGATCCAGATGATCTGGCACTGCTACCCGGGCAGCGCCGCGCTTCCGTCGGACTCGCCCGCCCTCAGCTCCTACATGGAGGTGCTCGGCCCGCTTCCCGCGGCCGCGCGGCGTACGACTTGGGTCGCCATCCGGCTCGATCCGCGCCGGTGCCCGGCCGCCATCCGCGAACGTGGCGGCGGTGTCGTCGGTGCGCATCGCGCGCTGATCGGCGCGCTTTCGCGGGTGCGCAACGCCCTGGAGTCGCAGGGCGTGCCGACCCGCCCGCTCGACCCGGACGAGCTGCTGCGGTCCAGCATTTCGGCCGCGGAACTGACCGCGGTCGCCGGTTCGCAGGGGAAGGTCGGCCTGCAGGAACGCTGGACCGGCGTCACCGCGGCCGGCATCGGGCACGCGAGCTACGCGATCACCAGCTGGCCGAAGGGCAAGATCAGCGGCAGCCTGAACGCGTTGACCAGCGTCCGCGCGCTGTCGGCGACGGTCGCGATGTCGATCTCGCCGTCCGCGGACGAGGGCAAGATCGGCCTGCGCGGAATCGTTCGCCTGAGCGCGCGTAACCCGCGTGAACTGGACGCGGCCGACCAGCGGCTGCAGGGCGTCTCGGACCGGCTGGGTGTGACGCTGACGCCGCTGCGCGGCCTGCAGATCTCCGGGTTCTCCGCGACTTTGCCGATCGGAGGCACGGCATGA